The following proteins are encoded in a genomic region of Amblyraja radiata isolate CabotCenter1 chromosome 19, sAmbRad1.1.pri, whole genome shotgun sequence:
- the spam1 gene encoding hyaluronidase PH-20: protein MRLHSWNGSRSHPLSVAMIQFALLASNCLSQPLHQTVNPMTGNSPFMALWNAPTELCENKFGVTVDLSLFEVIGSPLETATGQSITIFYHNRLGYYPYYDELTEEAFNGGLPQLASLELHVAKTTVDFQYYIPAYGIPGFAVLNWENWRPQWIRNWDQKDIYRRKSVELVMQKNDSMNMKDCIEIAKSEFEEHAKTLMLITLKMGKVLRPNHLWGYYLYPECYNYNYKDSLVNYTGRCPDIEESRNDELLWLWNESTALYPSIYLQSVLRDSDAAAKFVRHRVQEAMRVSLLSTQEYSPPVYVYTRPVFTDSPTEYLSETDLLHTIGESAALGAAGFVLWGSLNMTETKLVCLKAGNYVKDVLNPYIVNVTSAARLCSRILCGNKGRCVRKEWDSAHYLHLNPTSFRIRRTHKEYVVIGLASFEDIIFFAENFACQCYAGQNCEPVSDIENYITELDTCVNPDYCISLDAYTELPNMSEDINLSVTSGSSAHSINAPFDSFICTAFIALYIIHLM from the exons ATGAGACTCCATAGCTGGAATGGTAGCCGCAGTCACCCTCTCTCTGTGGCAATGATCCAGTTTGCACTACTTGCTTCCAACTGTCTCAGTCAGCCGTTGCATCAAACTGTGAATCCCATGACAGGAAACTCCCCTTTTATGGCTCTGTGGAATGCACCCACTGAATTGTGTGAGAACAAATTTGGGGTCACAGTAGATTTGAGCTTGTTTGAGGTAATCGGTAGTCCTCTCGAAACCGCCACAGGTCAATCCATCACGATATTCTACCACAACAGACTTGGGTATTACCCCTATTACGATGAGCTAACTGAAGAAGCATTTAATGGCGGCCTACCTCAGCTAGCGTCCTTGGAGCTTCACGTAGCGAAGACGACAGTGGACTTTCAGTACTACATTCCTGCATATGGGATTCCTGGGTTCGCCGTCCTTAACTGGGAAAACTGGAGACCGCAGTGGATAAGAAATTGGGACCAGAAAGATATCTACAGGAGAAAATCTGTCGAACTGGTTATGCAGAAAAATGATTCCATGAACATGAAAGATTGCATTGAGATTGCAAAGAGTGAGTTTGAAGAACACGCCAAAACGTTAATGCTAATAACTTTAAAGATGGGTAAGGTATTAAGACCCAATCACTTGTGGGGATATTACTTGTATCCAGAGTGTTACAATTACAACTACAAGGATTCGTTGGTTAACTACACGGGGAGATGCCCCGATATTGAGGAATCGAGAAACGATGAGCTACTCTGGCTTTGGAATGAAAGCACAGCCCTCTATCCATCCATTTACCTGCAGAGTGTGCTCCGAGATTCAGACGCTGCGGCTAAGTTTGTGCGCCACCGTGTCCAGGAAGCAATGCGGGTATCCTTGCTTTCGACTCAGGAATACTCTCCGCCTGTGTACGTGTACACCCGCCCGGTGTTCACTGATTCTCCCACAGAATATCTGTCTGAG actgatcttctCCACACTATTGGTGAAAGTGCTGCTctgggagcagctgggtttgttctATGGGGCAGTTTAAATATGACTGAAACAAAG CTCGTGTGTTTGAAGGCTGGCAACTATGTGAAGGACGTCTTGAATCCTTACATTGTAAACGTGACTTCTGCAGCGAGGCTATGCAGTAGAATTCTGTGTGGCAACAAAGGCCGTTGTGTGCGAAAGGAGTGGGACTCAGCTCATTATCTGCACTTGAACCCCACGAGCTTCAGAATCAGGAGAACTCACAAAGAATACGTAGTCATAGGACTAGCCTCCTTTGAAGATATAATCTTCTTTGCAGAAAACTTTGCTTGCCAGTGCTATGCAGGGCAGAATTGTGAACCTGTTAGTGACATAGAGAACTATATCACTGAACTGGACACCTGTGTTAATCCTGATTATTGCATCAGTTTAGATGCCTACACAGAATTGCCCAACATGTCAGAAGATATTAATCTAAGCGTAACTTCTGGAAGTTCTGCTCACTCTATCAATGCTCCCTTTGACTCTTTCATTTGCACAGCTTTCATTGCACTTTATATAATTCATCTAATGTGA
- the LOC116983804 gene encoding hyaluronidase-4-like: MKSVAIISKNLLGRLLVTVIIMQLSNGQYFKQAKPPVLPHNPFIVVWNAPTKLCSLRYNVDLDLSVFDITSNSNDSLSGSVITIFYHNRLGEYPYYSKKKVSVNGGIPQNSDLQEHLNKSRSDIEKLIHFKDFSGLGVIDWENWRPLWIRNWGQKKIYRQKSIEVVKKLHPNWTQNQIKSEAKKQYETAAWDFMNNTLALAEEMRPNGLWGFYLFPDCYNHHYMKKTKKYDGKCPAIEYKRNDKLLWLWKESGALYPSIYLGLDLKSTPNARRFVHYRLKEAIRLASIAHKDYTLPVFAYGRPYYAYEFVPLTEIDLVHTIGESAAMGTAGIILWGNIDYARSKSHCLAVKAYINGPLGQYIVNVTSATKLCSKHLCKKHGRCVRKNIDSKAYLHLDPESFSIRTNSEGMQPRFSVQGKVNSINLKYMKNKFMCQCYEGWVGFACEVPFPNTVSVNESVLGTMGAKGSAPPLPFSFAAVVVLNLVSNIII, from the exons ATGAAGAGTGTTGCAATTATTTCCAAGAACTTGCTTGGAAGATTGCTGGTTACTGTAATCATAATGCAGCTGTCAAATGGCCAATATTTCAAGCAAGCAAAACCTCCCGTGCTTCCACATAACCCATTTATTGTTGTTTGGAATGCGCCAACTAAATTGTGCAGTCTTCGTTACAATGTAGATCTGGATCTCAGTGTTTTCGACATAACTTCAAACTCCAATgattcactcagtgggtcagtcatcaCCATATTTTACCACAATCGCCTGGGCGAGTATCCTTATTACTCTAAAAAGAAAGTTTCAGTCAATGGAGGCATCCCCCAGAATAGTGACCTACAAGAACACTTAAATAAAAGCAGGTCTGACATTGAGAAATTAATTCATTTTAAGGACTTCAGTGGTCTTGGGGTGATTGACTGGGAAAACTGGAGGCCTCTGTGGATCCGAAACTGGGGGCAGAAAAAAATCTACCGGCAAAAATCCATAGAAGTTGTGAAAAAGCTTCACCCCAACTGGacacaaaatcaaatcaaatcagaaGCTAAGAAGCAATATGAAACTGCCGCGTGGGACTTCATGAATAATACACTGGCGTTAGCAGAGGAAATGagacctaatggcctctggggatTTTACCTCTTCCCAGACTGTTACAACCATCACTATATGAAAAAGACAAAGAAGTATGATGGGAAGTGCCCTGCAATTGAATACAAACGTAATGACAAGTTACTCTGGTTATGGAAAGAAAGTGGCGCTCTCTACCCTTCCATCTACCTTGGGCTTGATTTGAAATCAACCCCAAATGCACGAAGATTTGTCCATTACAGATTGAAAGAAGCTATCAGATTAGCCTCCATTGCCCATAAAGACTACACACTCCCGGTCTTTGCATATGGACGTCCGTATTATGCGTATGAGTTTGTGCCCCTCACTGAG ATTGACTTGGTGCATACAATTGGTGAGAGTGCTGCAATGGGAACTGCGGGGATCATTCTCTGGGGAAACATCGACTATGCGAGATCAAAG AGTCACTGTTTAGCAGTGAAGGCGTACATAAACGGCCCTCTGGGACAATATATTGTTAATGTGACATCTGCCACAAAGCTGTGCAGCAAGCATCTCTGCAAGAAACATGGGAGGTGCGTGAGGAAGAACATCGACTCCAAAGCCTACCTCCACCTGGACCCCGAGAGTTTCAGCATCAGGACCAACTCCGAGGGAATGCAACCAAGGTTTTCTGTGCAAGGGAAGGTGAACTCAATAAACCTCAAATACATGAAGAATAAGTTCATGTGCCAGTGTTACGAAGGTTGGGTTGGCTTTGCCTGTGAAGTACCATTTCCCAACACTGTTTCAGTGAATGAAAGTGTCCTGGGCACAATGGGTGCTAAAGGTTCAGCACCACCGTTACCATTTTCATTTGCCGCTGTCGTTGTACTCAATCTGGTCAGTAATATCATTATTTAA